The genomic segment CTTACAGCCTTGAGGTTGCGGGGGGAATCGGGAACGTCATAATCCTTGTGCCGGAGATAACGGATATCGGAAGACTGTCGCCTTTTCTGAGAGAACTCGTTGGTGACAGGTTGACCATCCTCCACGGAAGGTTGTCTCGTGAAGAGAGGAGGCGGGCGATGGAGCGCATTTTCTCGGGAGCTTCGGATATCGTCCTCGGGACGCGGCTCGCCGTTTTCGCCCCTCTCCGGTCGGTCTCCCTTCTCTGCGTTCTCCAGGAACACGACCGTTCCTACAAGAGCCCGGAAGGAGTTCGCTATCATGCCCGGGACGTGGCGGTCATGCGCGGGTATCTCGAAAAAGCTACGGTCATGCTCTCCTCTCCTACTCCGTCGATGGAATCATTCTTTAACACCGTGAAGAAGAAATATATCCTCCTGACGCCTCCCGAACGGGTCGAGAGGCCGCGGATAGAAGTCATAAACCTGAAGACCGCAAAAAAGGTAACCCCCTATCTTTCTCGAAGGGCGGTGCAAGCAGCGAAGGTCTGCGTCGAAGGACAGGGAAGAGTCCTCTTTTTTCTCAACCGAAGGGGGTACTCCCTCATACAGTGTGCAGAGTGCAGCGATATCCGGTCCTGCCCCGAGTGCGGGATTCCCCTTATCTACCACAAAAGCAAGGGACTTCTTGAATGCCATTACTGCACCCTCACGGAACGCCCGTCAAATACCTGTCGAAGGTGCAGCGGCACGCGCCTCGAGACGATCGGAGCCGGAACCCAGCGTATAACTGCGGAAATAACAAAACACCTCCACGTCGAGCCATTGAGGATCGACACGGACTCGATTCGCGACGAGCCGCGACTGAGGCGTCTCGCGGACGTGGCAGCGGGAGAAAAGATCGTCGTCGGCACAAAGGCTCTAACGGGACGGCTCGGTGGGGGAGATGCGTATAAGCTCTGCGTTTTCCTGAATCCCGATATCGGTCTCCATCTGCCTGATTTCAGATCGGCAGAGATCCTCTTTCAGGAAATCGTCGGAATATCCGAATGCGTACTGTCTGACGGCCTCATCATTATTCAGACGAAGATGCCGGGCAATGACGTCTTC from the Thermodesulfovibrionales bacterium genome contains:
- the priA gene encoding primosomal protein N'; translation: MVKSLMDFFDVVFPVNMGPLTYHWLASRGRICPGMIVTAEVKKSAQYGVVLGRASGHPGGPSKELLDVVFDRPVMSEALIGLLRWMADYYLVPEGIVLKSMVPLEYFKIGKTKRQTRARPVDTMPPPGLALPSISPDVVAQLRTSLSRGSYMTYLLNAPTLSHEIAYSLEVAGGIGNVIILVPEITDIGRLSPFLRELVGDRLTILHGRLSREERRRAMERIFSGASDIVLGTRLAVFAPLRSVSLLCVLQEHDRSYKSPEGVRYHARDVAVMRGYLEKATVMLSSPTPSMESFFNTVKKKYILLTPPERVERPRIEVINLKTAKKVTPYLSRRAVQAAKVCVEGQGRVLFFLNRRGYSLIQCAECSDIRSCPECGIPLIYHKSKGLLECHYCTLTERPSNTCRRCSGTRLETIGAGTQRITAEITKHLHVEPLRIDTDSIRDEPRLRRLADVAAGEKIVVGTKALTGRLGGGDAYKLCVFLNPDIGLHLPDFRSAEILFQEIVGISECVLSDGLIIIQTKMPGNDVFRYLKSYSFTDFLKEELSRRKSLSYPPLSRIIVITVTSKDDARNALEKALPPEDDKIEVIGPLDLSGKTARAYKMILKSQARERLRHYAKEFLMNLKREKGMRVIADVDPISL